DNA sequence from the Methanobacterium petrolearium genome:
TAGAATTTTTATTGGTTATTTTTGCAAAATGAAGTAATAACAATATTTAAATACGTTTTTTCTTTAAATAACCATTGAATCCCAAAGTTATGATCAATAATTCTTGGGAAAAATCCAAAGAGTTCTTAAAATGTTTTTATCAGAATTAATCCCGGTTTCAGATGCCAAAAAAATCATATCCCCCTGTCTTAAGGAACCACTGATGGAAGAAGTGGATTTGGAAAGTGCATTTAAGAGAGTCAATGCAAAAAAAGTGTATTCTAATCTTAATTCGCCTCCTTTTAATCGTTCAGCCATGGATGGATATGCAATTCTGGCTGAAGATACCTTTGGCCATTCTGCTACTAATCCCATCCAGTTAAAATTGGTGGATAGTATCAGAGCTGGTGAAAAGTCAAATATTGAACTTAATGAAGGTGAAGCAATTAGAATTGCCACTGGTGCACCACTACCTTCGGGTGCCAATGCTGTGGTGATGGAAGAATACACTGACCTGGATGGAAACCTTTTAAATGTGGAAACAGCAGTTTTTCCTGGTGAAAATGTATCCCCTGCCTGTGAAGATTTCCGAAAAGGCGACCTGGTTCTGGATAATGGCAAACTCTTAAACCCTCCCGAGTTGAGTATTGTTGCTTCTGCAGGTTTCAACCAGGCCACTGTATTTAAAAAACCCAAAATCGGGGTTATAATAACTGGCAGTGAGTTAGTAATGCCCAAAAATGATCTTCAAGGTGCTGAAGTCATAAACTCCAACCATTTCACCTTGAAATCCATGGTAGAAAGTTGTCTGGCTGTTCCTGAAATGTTCCACGCCATCGACGATGCTGACCTGGTGAAAAATATGTTTAACAGACTTTTAAAGAATTATGATGCCCTAATCACCACCGGGGGTACTGCAATCAGTAAGGGTGATGTGGTGGTGGATGTGGCCCATGAAATGGGTGAGGTTCTTATTCATGGTGTGTCCCTAAGGCCAGGTAAACCATTCGCCTTTGCACAAATCCAGGGCAAACCTGTTTTTATGTTGTCTGGTTTTCCAGTGGCAGCCATGGTCCAGTTCGATGTTTTTGTAAGGGATGCTCTTTTGAAAATGCAGGGTCTCCATGTTGAACCATTGAAAATACAGAAAAAAGTATCAAGGAAAATG
Encoded proteins:
- the glp gene encoding gephyrin-like molybdotransferase Glp — translated: MFLSELIPVSDAKKIISPCLKEPLMEEVDLESAFKRVNAKKVYSNLNSPPFNRSAMDGYAILAEDTFGHSATNPIQLKLVDSIRAGEKSNIELNEGEAIRIATGAPLPSGANAVVMEEYTDLDGNLLNVETAVFPGENVSPACEDFRKGDLVLDNGKLLNPPELSIVASAGFNQATVFKKPKIGVIITGSELVMPKNDLQGAEVINSNHFTLKSMVESCLAVPEMFHAIDDADLVKNMFNRLLKNYDALITTGGTAISKGDVVVDVAHEMGEVLIHGVSLRPGKPFAFAQIQGKPVFMLSGFPVAAMVQFDVFVRDALLKMQGLHVEPLKIQKKVSRKMPSSLGRTDYVRSKIEGELVHPLKIKGSGIIRTMVESDSYIIIPENQEGIFKGEDCVVLPYQSLKA